The genomic window agttgcTAGAGTATGTGATAGAAATATTTTTGGCACACTTCTACCTaacaaagtgaaaagaaccaCAATAGAATATCTAATAATGTGCTTGGGTACCTAATGttattagttgtttttgttttgtttttttaaattaattttaactatatttttaGAAACGTTTGATTTATTTGTACAAGATATAAAATGTAAACATAGCAAAACAAATAGTGAAACAATTGATACATGGTCGCATTTCATGTTCATGATCCcattaaagaattattattattttttgctgagcaattggggttaagtgacttgcccagggtcacacagccaggaagtattaagtgcctgagatcacatttgaactcaggtccgcctgacttcagggctggtgctctatctattgcgccacctagctgcccctaaggaattatttttaaaaatccattcacTTGCAAATTCAAGTGTAAAAGCATGATGATGAATATCTATTATTCAAGTAACAGAAATTATATTGATAATACACtatttaaataaactatttaaaagatggtattttttccaattttacaaAATGTAcattatatttcaatttaatatatgatatattgaTAGTTCGTTCAATAGGTTCATTTTAGTTCTCTGTAATGCAGAGCTTGAATTTTACATTCAGTTTAGAAAGGAAAAGACTACATACCATCAGCATAGGTCAGCACCATCAGTTGGAGGTTATGTCACTTCCATAGCTACTTGTTTctgcaattatattttttatttattattatagctttttattgacaaaatacatgcatggataatttttcaacattgacccttgcaaacacttctgttccaacttttcctctccttccccgcACCCCCTCTATCAGGAGTActggtagtcccatacatgttaaatatgttaaagtatatgttaaatacaatatatgtatacatatttatagttatcttgttgcacaagaaaaatcggatttagaaagaaggtaacaaataacctaggaagaaaaacaaaaattctgcaATTACATTTACACCCAATCCTTCTGACTCATGGGTTTCTCTGGTGATGCTGCTGATGGTACTGCTAGGAGCCACTTTTGGCACTTTGTCCATCCTGGCAGCAACTGGCAAGTTTTAAGGCTTTTGGGAATAGAGCCAAAGTCCTTATATTGATATGCACGTGGATTGGAGAAAAAACACTGACATTGTTGAGGTGTGCTATATATCTCAGGCAGGAATTGTTCATATGAATTCTCTGAGGATTGCTGGTGCACTATGCTGGGACTGAATGATTTCCTTACAAGTTGTCAAATTCTTTAGACATTACTGGAGAATACTATTGCTGTCCATTGGTGTCTCACTCCAACTACAATTACGTAATGGATAATGTACTGAGAATAGGAAATCAAAAAGTCTTGAACCCAAATTCTGTCTTAGATACTTATTTGTTTGGgcaaaggcaattggggttaagttgcTAGAGtatgtaatagaaataatttcctattttgtgcATTTATTCAGGTACCAAAAGAGAGTAGCACTTTATATGGCTGCATTTTATGGATATATTGAACTCACAGAGTGGACTCTACAGCAGGGAGTAAGGCCCAATGAAGCAGTTGGGGTACATCCCTATCGAGAATGGTGTCGAGAAACGTATCATCCAGATACCATTAAATGTCCCATTCATGCAGCCTCCGAAACAGGACAACTATTGATCCTTAAGGCCTTCATCAATCACAATGTCTTATGTTTAGACTGTAAAAATGCAGTGGGACAAATACCACTGACAATCGCCCTTAAACACAGGCATAAAGACTGTGTATTATACTTGGTGGCTAAGATGTGGTCCATGGTTTCTTATTCTAAAATTTCAATCCCCATGAAAATCTATATTAAAATCAAACAATGGCTTCTCAGAGCTCAACGTCACATCCTTCGGAGAAGACGCCACAATGGGACTCGGATGTTTAGAACGCGAGTTGGAGATTTTGTCATGGTAGATGGCTTCACCCAGCCAAAAATGACCTCCAGAGAATGGAATAAAACTGGGAACAAGAGTATCAAAAACAAAGTTTCCAAATCACCAAATTTCCATGAAAAAACCCAAAGCAGGAAAACTTTGGATCCTTTAACAgtttcacagcaggagaaatgTGTAAGCAGCATAAATTGCCTccaataaaagaaacaaataggTTCTCAAGATTACAAGATTATCACCcaaacaatcagaaaaaaaagacagcaacATCTAGGAAGAAGGAATTGATGACAACAAATCTGTACTCAGCCCAAGTTCCTCTTCCTTCACTTGCTACTGGGGGCTACTCACATCCTCCATTTTACTATGTGACCCCTAAGGCAGCCTGTTTCCTCACTTCATCCCTTCAGTCTTTTTTGGAATACAGTGGGAAGACTACAAGAGAGAATGCAATCTACTGCTTAGCGACtgcaaggtatttttttttttttctttaatcattcaTGTAAGCCAATATTAAATTGTGCATCCTAAGTCaaaaattttcatcattattatcagtAATATATGTTCTTAGACATTTTATTAACTCAACACATTATGATTAAAAGTGTTTCTGTAAATAAGAACAAAGACTTTGAAAAATaaggggaagaaaatatatttaaaaagcacaGGTTTAGAGTCAGTAAACTATAACCCTGGGCCAAACAATCCAGAAACTACCTACTTTTGTATAGCGTGAAAACTAAgatggtttttacattttaaaataaattttttttgtattttaaaatgtaaaaattattagcTTGAGGGGCATGTAAAACAGGATACAAAGGATTGTGTTTTGCCAACTCTTAGCATCATTAATTGGACAATGCtgaaaatggaagtaaatagATAGGTAATTGAGTAATAAAGTGAGCCAAAATTAATTAAGAGGTGAAGCTCTTGGAGATAAAGATTGGtcagtgtaagggccctttaaatgggcggacacggtgcattgggagattgaggcccagaagtaatttctgtggatattaggactgccttgtaggtgggatcctgtccattttgagatagtttcgtaatgggtgattctctcgctgattggctgtgtgtgtgacctcacaggccctttataagcccaatgcaggcagcagtcgctctctttaacctggcgctcttcaccctgactccctagcctgggtggccaagccaagatgggtagccaaaagaggtaaggagtttggtagtgaacacgtgggtcttctgaccaggtcttcacttgggaaccaacaagtcagggcatcagtcagggtattatgtgagtaggtataataaaggcttttaagattacacgtggctgttcttgagtgcgctaccggttattaagctatagattcaagaggtcgtggccagagacctttgaaggcctcagaggaggcgagccgggtagagttgacactgcaaagatcagtggtcaaaggtactctgttgggtctaggacagactagtaattgtaactgccaggagggcatgctacaaatggcgcccaacgtggacgcatcaggaattgaaaatatttaatattcagaattaatattctgaaagatccggtagaaacgccacttaagagggaaggcagagaagcaatatggacccaggtaactctgggatcaggctcaaggacacagctgaatataatgcttatataaagaggctaaagagccagatggaagatcttttaacaaagatcaccactgaagaacagcaggaagcttgtaatcaagctccccagaaggctatccccacacccattaaatatagctcggacagggagcaacctagagctagtgcgtatgtatgacagtatagagtataaaatgccacaacaagagttgctggaattgcaggttaaactacagattgtgatagagaaagaagaaaaagctaggttactacacaaaccagtggctgaagctaaggagggaaataaacaaaccacatggacttcagttggagaaattcttcttagcgttttgttggtttacctggtgcattattgttttaaggaatttatcaattactcttccattgagaagaagtttagttctttttatgtgcaaagctcaggttagattttaaatcagcctttggggaattttccaattcctcttccctcagcctcacctttgtgggccaagggagaagggggaggaggaaaaggaagggcgataatatcatcagcactgcccattaatccatttaaaactcctgtgtcttcatttcaaaagactggagtgggctttatggcccaaggcataaaggaattgtggtgtattgactataatcagaaaaattttaaaaatacagttcagttaatttctaagaaaccttacaagaATAAGActttgcagttagagagagtggagttttatacttgtaaaactgctaggatagtctgtggagagttggaactcctcttttcttaccttgtggatttttcacttccacagtggggcttgatttcccaaccccctacgagttcttataaaacagtgtttatgtttagaatggtttggaaaattgctattttaatcactagaataaatagacagtgtgtgatttttgacccaggaggaaaagtagtattagatttattgattcacactcctgaagtacaatttggTATctgaaactcaaactttgatttttaggcaaaagaattcagggatatagccgagtgttcttttttcattaatttttcattttttcattttttcccactgaaaaggtatcagctcttttaagaacttcaagagtgagtgagaaagcgctcagataaatataccctgaatgtccattttcagagtggaccttcaaatcatttataatcaggctgctagaatcttatatttacAAATTGTGATAATTAAAGAGGAAGCTagagcatggcagaaggctacacagcttatctttctttcactctcctatactccctataggacaaaacccttatggtttgaaatttaatgttttaagaccaatggatattatggcttcattccaatctggagaagcagctagacatgtgatcaacgatttttccattgtagaaatttcacatgcatttaagacagtttatggattggcttacaaatactttgcctttaggtgtttttgcattgaatttgactttgcccattccattggcatttcttatccTATTAGTAAAGTGAGGGCATGCTACAGGTcaggataagaaaactgaatgaaatCGATAGTAATTTGGGATAAGTGAAATTATTTGAACCATCTGCTTCTgatacatttattatctttttaaaaattattatagctttttatttacatgatatatgcatgggtaattttttagcattgacaattgcaaaaccttctgttccaatttttcccctccttcctctctcccctcccccagatggcaagtagaccaaaacatgttacatatgttaaagtatatgttaaatgcaatatatgtatacatgtccatacaattattttgctgcacaagaagagttggactttgaaataatgtacaattaacctgtgaaggaaataaaaaatgcaagcagacaaaatagaaggattgggagtgctatgtagtggttcccactccagagttctttcgctgggtgtagctggttttattcattcttgaacaaatggaactgatttggttcatctcattgttgaagagagccatgtccatcagaattgatcatcatatagtattgctgttgaggtatataatgattGACACATTTATTATCATAAATACTCACCATTGGTAATATACTAGGATTCTGTCATTTCCATGTCATGTAACATTTTGTGCACCCACTTTATCACATTTGATTTTTTGAGGACCTGCTCCTTCCTTATATTTGGCAAACTGCTACCACCTAGTGGTAGTAATCTGGGCATCTACTGGACAAAATTGGGGATAACCTAGTGACATTAATAATTCATTGGGTCACAagttttagagttgaaaaaaCCTTAAAGAGTGGATGTCTGTTAGATGTAGAAAGGCTAAATTAGTTGTAGTatttgaatggaatggaatactatggttctataagaaatgagcaggctaatttcagaaaaacctgaaaagatttccaTGACAAGctgagtgaagttagcagaaccaggagaacattgtgcacaatagcaacaaggttatgtgataatccactatgacagacttagctcttctccgCAATACAgtgatctgagacaattccaatagatttgggatggaaaatgccttctacgtccagaggaagaactaaggagactgaaggcagatcaaagcatactatttttcttttttttttctttcttgtggttttccccttttgttctgatttttctttcacaacatgactaatatggaaatattcttaaaatgattgtgcatgtataatctctatcagattgcttgctgtcttagggaggaagggaaatttgaaatgaatgttgaaaactatttttacatataattggaaaaaataaaatactaataaatgaaaaaaaaaacaaataataaagacaaaaacataaaaacaataaaGGGCCTTAAAGATGATCATCTACTCCAgctttttgttttacagatgaggaaactgatgctcaAGACATTTCAGTGATTTATCCCAGACTAATGGAaagctaaaactatattatgaggAGTGTCCCCGGATCTAAACAGGAAAAGATTAGGTTTTAAgataaattatttgttatttttttgcaGTGCATTTAAAGAAAAACGGTGGCTTCAGCAGTTAGAAATTGCAAAGGCCATGGCAAAGAAGAGCATTTATAATCTATCTACAGAAGGCACAACTTCAAAATGAAGATATCCTCAGGAGGCTTTcctttgatttcctctttgatttatttatttattttgcaaagcatttgggtttaagtgacttgcccagggtcacacacctaggaagtattaaatctctaaggtggcatttgaactcaggttttggggattccagggccagtgctctatgtaCTTTGACATCTAACTGCCCTGAGTctttctttgagaaggcaagacCTCCATTCATTTGTGATTAACAAAGTGCAGACATAATTCCTCATTTCTAATGCCAACAATCACCATATACTGGCAAGGAGGAAGGGCTCATAAATGGACTTTAACACGGAGTTCGTGATCTTAGCAATTTGGATTACCAAGTTGCCAACTTTCAGAGGTAGAGAAGACCTGAAAAGCCTTCTTAATTCAACCATGCCTGAACAAAAATCTCCAATTATTGCCAGACAGACTGTTCAGTCTGAAGAATTTCAGAAACAAGGAATTCACTAGTCTCTGAATCAATTCCACTTTTAGCTATCTCTTGTTAACaagtttttttcttatgttaagCTCAAATCTGCCTCTTTACtccttcaaataattttatatagttcTGACTTCTGaaacaaagtaaagaaaatgtaGTTCCTTTCCCACATTATATTCTTttaatacttgaagacagctatcatccCTCCAGTCTTTTCAATTAATAGTTATATGCAGCTGATTTTGCCTGACACCAGAGCTAAGAATTACCTGAAGGtaactgaaaataattaaaagaggaaataaaaatcaggaagaaaattGAATGCAGAAGTCAGAAGCCGCTACCTGACTTTGATCCCAACCGACTCAGTGACAGGTAGATCCAAACAGGTTTCACCCATTGCTGCACCAGGAGCCTGAGCTAGCAATTCTGATCGGATTCCATCCATGATTCTTGATTGTTATGCAAAACAATTTATTAATAGCTCTTCAGGGCTGAGCCCCTCTCAATCCTTCCCTGTACCCAATTTGGGCACTCCAGTACTCTGGTACTATGTAGTAATCCCAATTTGCAATACCTTGTCTCTATTAAAGATCTAGTTTTTGCTGTGTTAGTAGTCTTATTTCAGATTTTGATATATTTGGTGTCAGGAAATGGAAGTTGAAGATTCCTGCCCCTATGGCCACTGTTTTTAACCTCAGAAACCTCGTACTAGCCTGGACCTCTTGTGTTTCAGGACAGATTTGATTTAGCTTCAGCCTGGGTAAGTCTCTCAAATTTTCTGAATTCCTGTCTTTTTGGCTGAGTTCTTGACTTTTTAATCAAGttcttgttaaaaacaaaacaaaagaaaacaaaaaca from Sminthopsis crassicaudata isolate SCR6 chromosome 3, ASM4859323v1, whole genome shotgun sequence includes these protein-coding regions:
- the ANKUB1 gene encoding LOW QUALITY PROTEIN: protein ANKUB1 (The sequence of the model RefSeq protein was modified relative to this genomic sequence to represent the inferred CDS: inserted 1 base in 1 codon), with the translated sequence MKIFISFEGSFEPFDVSPVDTVGAIKLMVKDYFHIPLSEDKQGKTYLQLMYAGAVLNDNWSLADVGISLGSNLKCLVKKENKPTLYIYNAVTQETMPIKGSTCLLGKKVSYLKTLISLRCGFPVSIFCLRTPQGKEMYDCNTLMDYQTDIGTELRLDVWDGWKEFLTGCLQGQKLKVQRYLSEEEPVLKYQKRVALYMAAFYGYIELTEWTLQQGVRPNEAVGVHPYREWCRETYHPDTIKCPIHAASETGQLLILKAFINHNVLCLDCKNAVGQIPLTIALKHRHKDCVLYLVAKMWSMVSYSKISIPMKIYIKIKQWLLRAQRHILRRRRHNGTRMFRTRVGDFVMVDGFTQPKMTSREWNKTGNKSIKNKVSKSPNFHEKTQSRKTLDPLTVSQQEKCVSSXKLPPIKETNRFSRLQDYHPNNQKKKTATSRKKELMTTNLYSAQVPLPSLATGGYSHPPFYYVTPKAACFLTSSLQSFLEYSGKTTRENAIYCLATASAFKEKRWLQQLEIAKAMAKKSIYNLSTEGTTSK